A DNA window from Flavobacterium sp. contains the following coding sequences:
- a CDS encoding tetratricopeptide repeat protein translates to MATYNKRGYKAPKEKEVKEVNEEQQVVIDEKDSTTAGVFSKLDETASRTEDWVAKNQKIIIGLVAGIAVATIGYLAYQKFIENPKQDEAANEMFVAQQNFDKAVNGVASDSLYKLALNGSEGKFGFVKIAEEYSGTDAGNLANYYAGMAYLNTGKFDDAIKYLGEFKSDDLILSALAKGAIGDAYSQKNNQKEALDYYVKAAESNKNDFTTPRFLLKAAKTAIALGQKEDALKYLNDIKDNFDATPEAGSVDALIGLAQ, encoded by the coding sequence ATGGCTACTTACAATAAAAGAGGATATAAAGCACCAAAAGAAAAGGAAGTTAAAGAAGTAAATGAAGAACAACAGGTAGTAATTGACGAAAAAGACAGCACAACAGCTGGTGTTTTTTCTAAATTAGATGAAACTGCTTCAAGAACTGAGGATTGGGTTGCTAAAAATCAAAAAATCATTATTGGTTTAGTTGCTGGTATTGCAGTTGCTACAATTGGTTATTTGGCTTACCAAAAATTTATTGAAAACCCAAAACAAGACGAAGCTGCAAACGAAATGTTTGTGGCACAGCAAAATTTTGATAAAGCTGTAAATGGTGTTGCGAGTGATTCATTATATAAATTAGCATTAAACGGATCTGAAGGTAAATTTGGATTTGTGAAAATTGCTGAAGAATATTCTGGAACTGATGCTGGAAATTTGGCTAACTACTATGCAGGTATGGCCTATTTGAATACAGGAAAATTTGATGACGCTATTAAATATTTAGGCGAATTCAAATCTGATGATTTAATTTTAAGTGCTTTGGCAAAAGGAGCTATCGGAGATGCTTATTCTCAAAAGAATAATCAAAAAGAAGCTTTAGATTATTATGTAAAAGCAGCTGAATCTAATAAAAATGATTTTACTACGCCTCGTTTCTTATTAAAAGCGGCTAAAACAGCAATCGCTTTAGGTCAAAAAGAAGACGCTTTAAAATACTTAAACGATATTAAAGATAACTTTGATGCAACTCCGGAAGCAGGTTCTGTAGATGCTTTGATTGGATTAGCACAATAA
- a CDS encoding DNA replication/repair protein RecF, with translation MHLNKISLFNYKNFAEASFDFDVKINCFVGKNGIGKTNVLDAIYHLAYGKSYFNPLAVQNIKHGEEFFVIDAELEKNERSEQIVCSLKKGQKKVLKRNGKPYDKFSDHIGFIPLVIISPADRDLIVEGSETRRKFMDSVISQLDSTYLHQLIQYQKVIVQRNALLKYFALNHTFDNDTLSIYNEQLNEYGKSIFEKRKDFLEQFIPIFNVHHQAITGSEESVQLVYESHLFEKDLLTLLQENINKDRALHYTTSGIHKDDLSFEIDSHPIKKFGSQGQQKSFLIALKLAQFEFLKKQSGVKPILLFDDIFDKLDETRVAKIVEMVNSETFGQLFISDTHPERTEAIVKSTHQTYKIFNL, from the coding sequence ATGCATTTAAACAAAATTTCTTTATTCAATTACAAAAATTTCGCCGAAGCCAGTTTTGATTTCGACGTCAAGATCAATTGTTTTGTTGGTAAAAACGGAATCGGAAAAACGAATGTATTGGATGCTATTTATCATTTGGCTTACGGAAAAAGTTATTTTAATCCGCTTGCCGTTCAGAATATCAAACACGGTGAAGAGTTTTTTGTAATTGATGCTGAATTAGAAAAAAACGAAAGATCAGAGCAAATCGTCTGCAGTTTAAAAAAGGGACAAAAAAAAGTTTTAAAAAGAAATGGAAAGCCTTACGATAAATTTTCAGATCATATAGGCTTTATTCCGCTTGTAATAATTTCTCCGGCCGACCGCGATTTAATTGTTGAAGGAAGCGAAACCCGTCGTAAATTTATGGACAGTGTGATTTCGCAGTTAGATTCAACGTATCTACATCAGCTTATTCAATATCAAAAAGTAATTGTACAGCGAAATGCTCTTTTAAAATATTTTGCACTCAACCATACTTTCGACAACGATACCTTATCTATATATAATGAGCAGTTAAATGAATACGGAAAATCGATTTTCGAAAAACGAAAAGATTTTCTGGAACAGTTTATACCTATATTTAATGTACACCATCAGGCCATAACCGGTTCTGAAGAATCAGTACAATTAGTTTACGAAAGTCATTTATTCGAAAAAGATCTTTTGACACTTTTACAAGAAAACATAAATAAAGACAGAGCTTTACACTATACGACTTCGGGAATTCATAAAGACGATTTATCTTTTGAAATTGATTCACATCCAATAAAGAAATTTGGATCGCAAGGACAGCAAAAATCTTTTTTAATTGCCCTGAAACTGGCACAATTTGAGTTTTTGAAAAAACAAAGCGGTGTAAAACCTATTTTATTATTCGACGATATTTTCGATAAACTAGATGAAACCCGGGTTGCTAAAATTGTCGAAATGGTAAACAGTGAAACTTTTGGACAGCTTTTTATATCCGATACGCATCCGGAAAGAACTGAAGCGATTGTAAAATCAACACATCAAACCTATAAAATATTTAATTTGTGA
- a CDS encoding DUF2461 domain-containing protein, translating to MLTKESLQFLDDLKKNNNREWFQDNKKRYEIFKKDYHQLVSDFLDVMKPLDPSLELLEVKNCTFRINRDIRFSKDKSPYKAHLGVWMSAGAKGANRSGYYVHIEKGASFIAGGFYSPEAEDLKKVRKEIAFFYDDLQEILNNKDFKKEFGSLDINENNSLKSMPRGYEKDHPAIEFLKLKSFTATQKYDISEVTQKDFVSKMSKKLIALKPLNEFINRALETEE from the coding sequence ATGCTAACGAAAGAATCATTGCAATTTTTAGACGATTTAAAAAAGAACAACAACAGAGAATGGTTTCAGGATAACAAAAAACGTTATGAAATCTTCAAAAAAGATTATCATCAATTAGTAAGTGATTTTCTTGATGTTATGAAACCTTTAGATCCTTCGCTTGAATTATTGGAAGTTAAAAACTGTACTTTTAGAATCAATCGTGATATTCGTTTTTCTAAAGACAAATCACCTTATAAAGCACATTTAGGCGTTTGGATGTCGGCTGGTGCAAAAGGCGCAAATCGTTCCGGATATTATGTTCATATCGAAAAAGGTGCGAGTTTCATTGCCGGCGGATTTTATTCTCCCGAAGCAGAAGATTTAAAGAAAGTCCGCAAAGAAATTGCTTTTTTCTATGATGATTTGCAAGAAATCCTAAACAATAAAGATTTCAAAAAAGAATTTGGAAGCTTAGATATCAATGAAAATAATTCTCTTAAAAGCATGCCGCGCGGTTATGAAAAAGACCATCCGGCAATTGAATTTTTAAAATTGAAAAGCTTCACGGCAACTCAAAAATATGATATTTCAGAAGTAACTCAGAAAGATTTCGTTTCAAAAATGAGTAAAAAACTGATTGCTCTAAAGCCTTTAAACGAATTCATAAATCGTGCTTTAGAAACTGAAGAATAA
- a CDS encoding glycosyltransferase — translation MKRKILFLGESYRADAITWMKGLKEFGDFEIITWELQTPNHQRFKRILEYFFAPVSIRKTIKKEKPDMVIAERTTSYGFLAALSGSKTIAIAQQGRTDLWPETSVLYPFKKFIQKYAFKKAHLIHAWGPVMAIHMKAAGVDMNKVLVLPKGIDLSLFTPFTNNSNKIEAIVTRSLQPEYRHDSILKAFAILHQKGIDFSLTIVGDGTRLQFLKDLAKELQIENKVIFTGRIPNTELPKLLQQSNIYISMPITEGVSASLFEAMACNCYPVVSDIPGNQSWITHRENGQLITIDDIQMLADELIWDFENPESRNQAIIRNRKFVEENANYDINMKVISEKYHELLDLK, via the coding sequence ATGAAAAGAAAAATACTTTTTCTTGGAGAATCGTATCGCGCCGACGCCATAACATGGATGAAAGGCTTAAAAGAATTTGGCGATTTTGAGATTATCACCTGGGAGCTTCAAACCCCAAACCACCAGAGATTCAAACGCATTTTAGAATATTTCTTCGCTCCAGTTTCTATTCGAAAAACCATCAAAAAAGAAAAACCGGACATGGTTATTGCCGAAAGAACCACAAGTTATGGTTTCTTAGCTGCATTATCTGGTTCAAAAACCATTGCAATCGCACAACAAGGCCGAACCGATTTGTGGCCGGAAACTTCCGTTTTGTATCCGTTTAAAAAGTTTATTCAGAAATATGCTTTCAAAAAAGCGCATTTAATTCATGCCTGGGGACCTGTTATGGCAATTCACATGAAAGCAGCTGGTGTTGATATGAATAAAGTTTTAGTTCTGCCAAAAGGAATTGACTTATCTCTTTTTACACCTTTTACAAATAATTCTAATAAAATTGAAGCGATTGTAACTCGTTCGCTGCAGCCAGAATATCGTCATGATTCTATTTTAAAAGCATTTGCCATTTTACATCAAAAAGGAATAGATTTTTCTTTGACGATTGTTGGAGATGGGACCCGATTACAGTTTTTAAAAGATTTAGCAAAAGAACTTCAAATAGAAAATAAAGTAATTTTTACAGGAAGAATTCCGAATACTGAACTTCCTAAATTATTACAGCAATCAAATATCTATATCAGTATGCCAATAACAGAAGGCGTTTCGGCATCATTATTTGAAGCTATGGCCTGTAATTGTTATCCTGTAGTTTCTGATATTCCCGGAAATCAAAGCTGGATTACGCATCGTGAAAACGGACAATTGATTACAATAGATGATATACAAATGCTTGCAGATGAATTAATCTGGGATTTTGAAAATCCTGAATCCCGAAATCAGGCTATTATTCGAAACAGAAAATTTGTAGAAGAAAATGCTAACTATGATATTAATATGAAGGTGATTTCGGAGAAATATCATGAGTTATTGGATTTAAAATAA
- the murB gene encoding UDP-N-acetylmuramate dehydrogenase gives MQIQSNFSLKNYNTFGIDANAKEFVAVHSITELKTVLEENKNKKKFILGGGSNMLLTQDIDALVIHIDLKGKKIIKEDDDFVWVESQAGEVWHDFVLWTIDNNFGGLENMSLIPGNVGTTPVQNIGAYGTEIKDTFVSCDAMNIETQETKTFTNAECDFGYRESIFKNEVKDQFIITSVIYKLTKRNHKINTSYGDILAELAKNNISTPTLKDVSNAVITIRQSKLPDPKELGNSGSFFKNPILLKSDFEKIHQKFPEMKFYEVSATEVKVPAGWLIEQAGFKGKRFGDAGVHKNQALVLVNYGNATGQEILAVSKDVQKTVFEIFGIHIEAEVNVI, from the coding sequence ATGCAAATCCAATCCAATTTTTCTTTAAAAAACTATAATACATTTGGCATTGATGCTAATGCTAAAGAATTTGTTGCTGTACATTCTATCACAGAATTAAAAACCGTTTTAGAAGAAAACAAAAACAAGAAAAAATTTATTTTGGGCGGCGGAAGCAATATGCTTTTAACTCAAGATATTGACGCATTGGTTATTCACATAGACTTAAAAGGAAAAAAAATAATCAAAGAAGATGATGATTTTGTCTGGGTTGAAAGTCAGGCTGGCGAAGTATGGCATGATTTTGTTCTCTGGACAATCGACAATAATTTTGGTGGATTGGAAAATATGTCTCTAATTCCCGGAAATGTCGGCACAACTCCTGTACAAAATATTGGCGCATACGGAACTGAAATCAAAGATACTTTTGTTTCCTGCGACGCCATGAATATCGAAACTCAGGAAACAAAAACTTTTACAAATGCCGAATGCGATTTCGGATATCGTGAAAGCATTTTTAAAAATGAAGTTAAAGATCAATTTATAATTACTTCTGTGATTTATAAGTTGACCAAACGCAATCATAAAATCAACACTTCTTACGGAGATATTTTGGCTGAATTAGCAAAAAATAATATTTCGACACCAACATTAAAAGATGTTAGCAACGCTGTAATTACAATTAGACAAAGCAAACTTCCGGACCCAAAGGAGTTAGGAAACAGCGGCAGTTTTTTTAAAAATCCAATTTTATTGAAATCTGATTTTGAAAAAATTCATCAAAAATTCCCGGAAATGAAGTTTTACGAAGTTTCAGCAACCGAAGTAAAAGTTCCGGCTGGCTGGCTGATCGAACAAGCTGGTTTTAAAGGAAAACGTTTTGGTGATGCAGGAGTTCATAAAAATCAGGCTTTAGTTTTAGTGAATTATGGAAACGCAACGGGTCAGGAAATTTTGGCCGTTTCAAAAGATGTTCAAAAAACCGTTTTTGAGATTTTCGGTATACATATTGAAGCAGAAGTCAATGTGATATAA
- a CDS encoding GNAT family N-acetyltransferase, protein MTEPILIKKANPNDEKVLSIIEELSANLYLRFGSDGKNSFTGWQFNNSNFVFVTAEIKNEIVGCGAIRPIDENTGEVKRMYSKLPRKKIGQTILAFLENQAKNIGYKELVLETRVKNDEAVQFYLKQGYKVIPNYGKYKDRPEAVCFGKSLK, encoded by the coding sequence ATGACAGAGCCGATTTTGATTAAAAAAGCAAATCCAAACGATGAAAAAGTTCTGTCAATTATCGAAGAATTGTCGGCAAATCTTTATCTTCGTTTTGGAAGCGATGGAAAAAATTCTTTTACAGGCTGGCAGTTCAATAATTCGAATTTTGTATTTGTAACAGCAGAAATTAAGAATGAAATTGTTGGCTGCGGCGCGATTAGACCAATTGACGAAAACACAGGAGAAGTTAAACGAATGTATTCTAAACTTCCGCGAAAGAAAATAGGACAAACCATTTTAGCTTTTTTAGAAAATCAGGCAAAAAATATTGGCTACAAAGAATTAGTTTTAGAAACAAGAGTAAAAAACGACGAAGCCGTTCAATTTTATCTCAAACAAGGATATAAAGTTATTCCGAATTACGGAAAATATAAAGATCGGCCAGAAGCTGTTTGTTTTGGAAAATCTTTAAAATAA